One Corynebacterium aurimucosum genomic window, GCGGGCGCGGCCAGGGGCAGGAGCACGAGGCGGAAAGCTTGACCGCGGGAAGCGCCGTCCACGCGGGCAGCTTCCTCCAGCTCCCAGGGCAGCTGACGGAAGAAGCTCAGCAGCGTGTAGACAGTCAGGGGCAGCGCGAAGGAGATATTCGGAATGATCATCGCGCGGTAGGTGCCAATCCACTCGAGGTTGCCAAAGAGCTGGAAGAGCGGGGTCACCAACGCGATGGCCGGGAACATCGAGGCGGCCAGGATGATGCCGGTGACGATACCTTTTCCAGGGAAGTCGTAGCGAGCTAGCGCATAGGCGGTGAACACGCCGATGAGGACTGCGACAGCGGTCGTGGCTAGGGAGATAAGCAAAGAGTTCCCCAGTGCGTTGAGGAAGTCATTGCCCTTGTCTGTTGCCAGTGCATCCCGGAAGTTGTCCAAGGTCACGTGCGTGGGCCACGGGGTGGTGTCGAAGGTATGGGACTTGTGCCGCAAGGCGGTGACAACCATCCAGTAGAAGGGCGCGAGCCCCCAGAACATGATGAAGAGGATGCCGAGGTAGTGGCCAAGCTTTTTCATGACTTCTTCTCCTTCTTCTGGCGAGCAGTACCGGAGATATCAGCGCCGAGGAAGCGGACGAGGATGAACGCGACGGTGAAGATAAGCAGGAAGATGAGTGTGGACAGCGCGGAGGCTGAGTTGAAGTGGCCCTGGCGCATGTCTTCCACCACCAGCTGGGAAATGGTGGCCGTCGGCGCGTTGGAGGAAGCGGAGATCATGATGACCGGCAGGTCGTACATACGCAGCGCATCCAGCGTGCGGAAGAGGATGGCCACCATGAGTGCTGGCCGCACCAGTGGCAGGGTGATGGTGAAGAAGGTTTGGATACGCGAGGCGCCGTCCACGCGTGCTGCGTCATAGACATCGCGCGGAATCATCTGCAGGCCTGCCAGGATGAGCAGTGCCATGAACGGGGCGGTCTTCCACACATCAGCGATAATCACCGCGAGGCGGGCATAGAACGGGTCCGTGGTCCATGCGATGCGCGAGCCGATGAGCGCGTTAACGATGCCATCCGGTGCAAACATGAACTGCCATAGCTTCGCGGTGACTGCGGTGGGAATGGCCCAGGGAACCAGCACCGCCGCGCGCACGAGGCCGCGACCGCGGTATTCGCCGTTCATCACCAGCGCCATGAACATGCCCAAAATCGTTTCCAGGGTCACCGTGACCACGGTGAAAAAGAGCGTGATCTTAAGTGCCGGCCAGAAATCAGTAGCGATGACGCCATCCGGGCACGTGCTGGCCTGGCCGGTGGCAGACATGCAGCGATTAGTGATCCAGTACAGGTAGTTCTCGAGGCCTGCGAATGCGCCTTCCTCGAATACACCCGTGGTCGGGTTAAGCCGCTTGTTGCCCTGGAAGGACAACATCACAGCGCGCACGATGGGATAGCCGATGACCACGGCCAGCGCTATCAGCGCCGGCGCGATGAGCGCAGCAACGCGCAGATACTGTCTGCGGGGCTGCGCGGTAGGCGGTGCTCCAGCCATGCGGTGCCTGCCTTTCTGATTTATAGGGGAGGGGGTTATCGGGGGTTGGGGAAAATCATAGCGGGTGGCGTAGACATCCTCTGGACATCCTCTGCGCGCGAGCACCTTGATGCCCATTGGTTTAAATCCAGATCAAAGAAGGAGGCGCGGGCAAGTCACGTGGACTTACTCGCGCCCCCATTTCACGCTGGGAAGATTAACCCTGGGAGGCTGCCTCGATGGCGGCCTTCATGTCCTTCGTAGCGTCATCGACGGACTTGTCAGCGGTCAGAGCCGCGTAGGCGTTATCCTGCACGGCCTTGGAGATGGCGGTGTAGAACGGGGAGACCGGACGCGGCGCGGCGTTCTCCAAGGACTCCTTGAGAGCCGGAAGGTACGGGAACTCCTCGACGAGGGACTCATCGTCGTAGATGGAGGCCAGTACCGGCGGGAAGGAAGCCTCAGCGAAGGACTTCTGGTTCTCCTCGTTGATGATGAACTTCATGAAGTCCAGGGCCGTAGCCTTGTGCTCGGAGTTGATGTTGATGCCGTTGTTGTAGCCACCGAGGGTGGAGACACCGACTCCGTCCTTGCCCACCAGCGGCTGGACTTCAAACTTCACGCCAGCCTCTTCGGCATTGGTGTACATGTACGGCCAGTTGATGGCAAAAGCGGTCTTGCCCTCAGTGAACGCGAGGTTGGTCTCCTCCTCCGTTGTGGCGGTGGAGTCCTTGGAGATGGTGCCGTCTTCGTAGGCGTCGACAAGCGCCTGCAGGCCTTCCTTGGCCTCGTCGGAGTCAACAGCGACGTTGCCCTCATCATCCAAGATGGAGCCGCCCCAGCCCTCGATGAAGCCGGCGGTGTTGACGGTGAGGCCCTCGTACTGCTTGAGCTGCGTGGTCAGGCAGGAAGCATCATCCTTGAGAGCCTCGCAGGCAGAAGCGATGTCTGCGAACTTCTCCGGAGCCTTGTCCGCCAACTCAGTGTTGCGGAAGAGCAGCTGGCCGTTGGTGTTCTGCGGCAGCGCGTAGAGGGTGTCGTTGTAGGTGGCGGACTCCACGGTGGGCTCCAGCAGTCCGGAGGTGTCCACCTCAAGGTTACCGGTTAGCGGTGCCAGCCACTGGTTAGCGGCGAAGTCCGCGGTCCAGACCACGTCCAGCGCCATGACGTCGTAGTCGGAGTTGCCCGCCTGCAGGGACTGCACGAGGGTCTCGCGCTGAGCGTCGGCCTCGCCGGCGAGCTCCTTGAGCTCGACCTTCTCATCTGGGTGCTCGGCGTTCCATGCCTCGATGATGGGCGTGATCTTGTCGGTATCG contains:
- a CDS encoding carbohydrate ABC transporter permease — its product is MKKLGHYLGILFIMFWGLAPFYWMVVTALRHKSHTFDTTPWPTHVTLDNFRDALATDKGNDFLNALGNSLLISLATTAVAVLIGVFTAYALARYDFPGKGIVTGIILAASMFPAIALVTPLFQLFGNLEWIGTYRAMIIPNISFALPLTVYTLLSFFRQLPWELEEAARVDGASRGQAFRLVLLPLAAPALFTTAIIAFITTWNEFMLAKQLSTTATEPVTVAIARFSGPSAFEYPYAATMAAGALVTVPLIIMVLIFQHRIVAGLTAGGVKA
- a CDS encoding carbohydrate ABC transporter permease, translating into MAGAPPTAQPRRQYLRVAALIAPALIALAVVIGYPIVRAVMLSFQGNKRLNPTTGVFEEGAFAGLENYLYWITNRCMSATGQASTCPDGVIATDFWPALKITLFFTVVTVTLETILGMFMALVMNGEYRGRGLVRAAVLVPWAIPTAVTAKLWQFMFAPDGIVNALIGSRIAWTTDPFYARLAVIIADVWKTAPFMALLILAGLQMIPRDVYDAARVDGASRIQTFFTITLPLVRPALMVAILFRTLDALRMYDLPVIMISASSNAPTATISQLVVEDMRQGHFNSASALSTLIFLLIFTVAFILVRFLGADISGTARQKKEKKS
- a CDS encoding ABC transporter substrate-binding protein, translated to MKKPFLPSSLRSVRRGVVVTTAALALTLAGCSSSDEGSSSSTGSDASSTDGDGRGPITFAMGKNDTDKITPIIEAWNAEHPDEKVELKELAGEADAQRETLVQSLQAGNSDYDVMALDVVWTADFAANQWLAPLTGNLEVDTSGLLEPTVESATYNDTLYALPQNTNGQLLFRNTELADKAPEKFADIASACEALKDDASCLTTQLKQYEGLTVNTAGFIEGWGGSILDDEGNVAVDSDEAKEGLQALVDAYEDGTISKDSTATTEEETNLAFTEGKTAFAINWPYMYTNAEEAGVKFEVQPLVGKDGVGVSTLGGYNNGININSEHKATALDFMKFIINEENQKSFAEASFPPVLASIYDDESLVEEFPYLPALKESLENAAPRPVSPFYTAISKAVQDNAYAALTADKSVDDATKDMKAAIEAASQG